In a single window of the Candidatus Omnitrophota bacterium genome:
- the xseB gene encoding exodeoxyribonuclease VII small subunit → MPEIKFEEALKKLEKIVDELENGELSLDDALKKYQEGLELSRQCSQRLDSAKKKIDILVKNKKGEFELKGLDEAEIKE, encoded by the coding sequence ATGCCGGAAATAAAATTCGAAGAGGCTTTGAAAAAGCTGGAAAAGATAGTTGACGAGCTGGAAAACGGCGAGCTTTCCCTGGATGATGCATTGAAAAAATACCAGGAAGGCCTGGAGCTTTCCCGGCAGTGCTCGCAGCGGTTGGACAGCGCTAAAAAGAAGATCGACATACTGGTTAAGAACAAAAAAGGCGAATTCGAGCTAAAAGGCCTGGATGAAGCCGAAATAAAAGAATAA
- a CDS encoding sulfatase-like hydrolase/transferase, with product MILVIIDDLRADHLGCYGYPKQTSPAIDAIARDSCVFEKAFSQSGYTLPSTISILTSLYPSSHGMFYVFKDELSPGIKTIAEIFGTYGYKTAWFSQLKTPHLDINVGFGRGFQDKVELGADFSGGPELFSWLEKNRSNNFFLAIDSRAVHDFYRSFPEHEGEVKKDFYFKLIRLAKSPGNAFFGPEVVSAHKELFRGNYNPDKLSKMLELVDPEKRNSLDQFKCSLLIPWLQKKGRSDPEGWISVYDERIRAVDNELIKPLEVKLKTLGLCGKTVLIITADHGEEFAEHGKYGHSSLWDTNIHVPLIIKIPGGPGGKRIEDLAETIDIMPTVLELAGIAVPSQARGVSLVNLMRGGSVGAPREYIFSELPKKKTIRSKKWKLTEGGTRRRLFDLSRDPGEQIDVLNRNRAIAAKMQTRLKQWEASLPDYQDQEYPFDPGIGREMQERIRKTGYW from the coding sequence GTGATCCTGGTTATTATTGATGATCTAAGGGCCGATCATTTAGGATGTTATGGCTATCCTAAGCAGACCTCGCCGGCAATTGATGCGATAGCCCGGGATTCCTGCGTTTTTGAAAAAGCGTTCAGTCAGTCGGGTTATACCCTCCCCAGTACAATATCTATTTTAACCTCACTTTATCCTTCGTCCCACGGGATGTTTTATGTTTTTAAAGATGAGTTGTCCCCGGGGATAAAAACGATAGCGGAAATATTCGGAACTTACGGCTATAAGACCGCATGGTTTTCTCAATTAAAAACGCCGCATCTGGATATAAACGTCGGATTTGGCCGCGGGTTTCAGGATAAGGTTGAATTGGGCGCGGATTTTAGCGGCGGCCCGGAGCTTTTTTCCTGGCTTGAAAAGAACAGGTCGAATAATTTCTTTCTGGCAATAGATTCAAGGGCGGTACATGATTTTTACCGTTCCTTTCCGGAGCATGAAGGGGAAGTAAAAAAAGATTTTTATTTCAAATTGATCCGCCTGGCGAAATCCCCCGGAAACGCTTTTTTTGGCCCCGAAGTGGTTTCAGCGCATAAAGAACTGTTCAGGGGGAACTATAATCCGGATAAGCTCAGTAAAATGTTGGAATTAGTGGACCCGGAGAAAAGAAATAGTTTAGACCAATTCAAATGCTCTTTACTTATTCCTTGGTTGCAAAAAAAAGGACGCAGCGATCCTGAGGGCTGGATCTCTGTTTATGATGAAAGAATCCGGGCTGTTGATAACGAGCTGATAAAACCGCTGGAAGTAAAATTAAAAACATTGGGGTTGTGTGGGAAAACCGTGTTGATTATCACTGCAGACCATGGAGAGGAATTCGCAGAGCATGGTAAATATGGACATTCCAGCCTTTGGGATACGAATATTCATGTGCCGCTGATAATTAAAATTCCCGGAGGTCCGGGGGGCAAAAGGATTGAGGATCTGGCAGAAACCATTGATATTATGCCGACAGTCTTGGAATTAGCCGGAATAGCGGTCCCCTCTCAAGCCCGAGGGGTGAGTTTAGTAAATCTGATGAGAGGGGGCTCGGTTGGCGCGCCTCGCGAATATATTTTTTCCGAATTGCCCAAAAAGAAAACAATCCGTTCAAAAAAATGGAAGTTGACCGAGGGGGGCACAAGGCGGAGATTGTTCGACCTTTCTCGCGATCCCGGCGAGCAAATCGATGTCCTTAACAGGAACAGGGCGATTGCCGCTAAGATGCAAACGCGGCTAAAGCAATGGGAAGCGTCCTTGCCC
- the dxs gene encoding 1-deoxy-D-xylulose-5-phosphate synthase, translating to MLLEKINSPQDLKQFSTEELIVLAAEIRSRIIEVVSKTGGHIASSLGAVDLTIALHYCLNSPKDKIVFDVGHQAYAHKILTGRNKDFDSLRQFSGLSGFPCKDESSHDTFTCGHSSNAVSLALGLACARDCLQPQDYFRVAAVIGDGSLSGGLCFEGLNNAGHLKKDILVILNTNELSIAPNVGAISTYLNKLISLPVYNRFRGSLDNFIKSRVPKGSRLLKIANRFEENLKGFFVPGMLFEELGFRYFGPLDGHNLAVLIPCLKNIMGIKGPRLVHVITRKGKGYPPAEQDPVKFHGVGRFDIPTGKAICKKDSPAKTYTQVFGAKLVEMAQKDPKIVAITAAMPEGTGLDKFRGSFPQRFFDVGIAEGHALCFAAGFAAGGFKPVVAVYSTFLQRAYDQIIEDIALQNLPVVLAVDRAGIVGEDGVTHQGIFDISFLKNIPNFIVMAPKDAGELEGMLELSLTLNKPVAIRYPRAIAGASDVGCSPIKLGEPEILRTGQDFTIIALGSMVGPTLAAADILSKQGFTGTVVNARFVKPLDENILNKISQQAKIILTVEEGIIDGGFGSRVSEILSRPVVRLGLSDEFIPHGRRELLLEKAGLTAAGISASIRGHLK from the coding sequence ATGTTACTGGAAAAAATAAACTCGCCGCAGGACCTGAAGCAGTTTTCCACGGAAGAACTGATTGTTCTGGCCGCGGAAATACGGAGCAGGATCATTGAAGTTGTTTCCAAGACAGGAGGCCATATCGCTTCCAGCCTGGGAGCCGTGGATCTGACTATAGCCTTGCATTATTGCCTGAACAGCCCGAAAGACAAGATCGTTTTTGACGTGGGTCATCAGGCATACGCGCACAAGATCCTTACCGGCAGGAACAAGGATTTTGACAGCCTGCGGCAGTTCTCCGGGTTAAGCGGCTTTCCCTGCAAAGATGAATCCAGTCATGACACTTTCACCTGCGGGCATAGCTCTAATGCCGTGTCTTTGGCTTTGGGCCTGGCTTGCGCCAGGGATTGCCTGCAGCCGCAGGATTATTTTCGGGTAGCCGCGGTAATCGGCGACGGTTCCTTAAGCGGCGGGCTTTGCTTTGAGGGGTTAAATAACGCCGGGCACCTCAAAAAAGACATCTTGGTCATCCTGAATACCAATGAATTGAGCATCGCTCCTAATGTGGGGGCGATCAGCACCTATTTAAATAAACTGATCTCGCTGCCGGTATATAACCGTTTCAGGGGTTCCCTGGATAATTTTATCAAATCCCGGGTTCCCAAGGGCAGCAGGCTGTTAAAGATCGCCAACAGGTTTGAAGAGAACCTGAAAGGTTTTTTTGTCCCTGGGATGTTATTTGAGGAGTTGGGGTTTCGCTATTTCGGGCCGTTAGACGGCCATAACCTGGCGGTTTTGATCCCTTGCTTGAAGAATATCATGGGGATAAAAGGCCCGAGGCTGGTGCATGTGATCACCCGCAAAGGCAAAGGTTACCCGCCTGCGGAACAGGACCCGGTAAAATTCCATGGTGTCGGAAGGTTCGATATTCCCACAGGCAAGGCTATCTGTAAAAAAGACAGCCCTGCCAAGACTTATACGCAGGTTTTCGGGGCAAAGCTGGTTGAGATGGCGCAAAAAGACCCGAAGATTGTGGCTATAACCGCGGCTATGCCTGAAGGGACCGGTCTGGATAAATTCCGTGGATCTTTTCCGCAGCGTTTCTTTGATGTAGGTATAGCCGAGGGTCACGCGCTTTGTTTTGCCGCGGGTTTTGCCGCCGGCGGTTTTAAACCGGTGGTGGCTGTTTATTCCACATTCCTGCAGCGGGCTTACGATCAGATCATTGAAGACATCGCCTTGCAGAACCTTCCGGTGGTCCTGGCAGTTGACCGCGCCGGGATTGTAGGCGAAGACGGCGTGACCCATCAGGGCATATTCGATATTTCTTTTTTGAAGAATATCCCTAATTTTATAGTAATGGCTCCCAAAGACGCGGGGGAATTAGAAGGGATGCTGGAATTAAGTTTAACCTTGAATAAGCCGGTAGCTATCCGGTATCCCCGGGCAATAGCCGGCGCTTCGGATGTGGGGTGCTCTCCTATTAAACTCGGCGAGCCGGAGATATTAAGGACCGGCCAGGATTTTACGATAATCGCCCTGGGGAGCATGGTTGGCCCAACGCTTGCCGCGGCTGATATTTTAAGTAAGCAGGGATTTACGGGAACTGTGGTTAACGCCAGGTTTGTAAAACCTTTGGACGAAAATATCTTGAATAAGATCAGCCAACAGGCTAAAATAATTCTTACAGTGGAAGAGGGTATAATTGACGGAGGTTTCGGCAGCCGGGTCAGCGAGATATTGTCCCGGCCGGTAGTCAGGCTGGGATTATCCGATGAATTCATCCCGCACGGACGCAGGGAACTGTTGCTGGAGAAGGCCGGGTTAACCGCCGCAGGGATCAGCGCCAGTATACGGGGGCATCTTAAATAA
- a CDS encoding 2-oxoacid:acceptor oxidoreductase family protein has product MTEKIIIAGFGGQGIMLMGKVLAEAAMLEGKNVTWLPAYGAEVRGGTANCMVVVSDEPIGSPFIGRADSLIIMNGPSLARFQGRLKDKGLIVINSSLAQAGPDTRGVVAGQPFSEIAVKLGGIKVANIAALGFFAAKTKLISIKSLNQVIIDMTPQDKKDLGALNLAALSAGARLAE; this is encoded by the coding sequence ATGACAGAAAAGATAATAATCGCCGGTTTTGGCGGCCAGGGGATCATGCTTATGGGAAAAGTCCTGGCAGAGGCCGCGATGCTCGAAGGGAAGAATGTTACCTGGCTGCCGGCTTACGGGGCTGAAGTGCGCGGCGGCACAGCTAATTGCATGGTGGTTGTTTCCGATGAGCCGATAGGCTCGCCTTTTATCGGCCGCGCGGACAGCCTGATAATCATGAATGGGCCTTCTCTTGCCCGTTTTCAAGGGAGATTAAAGGATAAAGGGCTTATAGTAATTAACAGCTCTTTGGCTCAGGCCGGGCCGGATACCAGGGGAGTTGTAGCCGGGCAACCTTTTTCAGAAATAGCCGTAAAATTAGGCGGTATAAAGGTGGCGAATATAGCCGCGTTAGGTTTTTTTGCGGCTAAGACAAAACTTATCAGCATCAAAAGCCTTAACCAGGTTATTATAGATATGACCCCGCAAGACAAGAAAGATCTTGGCGCTTTAAACCTGGCCGCGTTGTCCGCCGGAGCAAGATTGGCAGAGTAA
- a CDS encoding thiamine pyrophosphate-dependent enzyme, which translates to MKKVFSYPRSLRNISTHYCPGCGHGIAHRLVAEVIDELDIREKIIAIAPVGCAVIAYDYWDFDCSEAAHGRALAVATAMKRLRPDNIVFTYQGDGDLAAIGTNETIHAANRGENLTVIFINNAVYGMTGGQMAPTTLLGQKTATSPFGRRPEFEGYPLKISELLAQLTGVKYVERVSVFSSQEVIKARQAVKTAFQNQVNNVGFSLVEILSPCPTYWGMPPKKAMQWIREEMVKEFPLGRLK; encoded by the coding sequence ATGAAAAAAGTATTCAGTTATCCCAGATCGCTGCGCAACATATCCACTCATTACTGCCCAGGATGCGGGCATGGCATTGCCCATCGCCTGGTGGCGGAAGTCATAGATGAGCTGGATATCCGGGAAAAGATCATCGCCATAGCGCCTGTAGGATGCGCGGTCATCGCCTATGATTACTGGGATTTTGATTGTTCCGAGGCGGCTCACGGCCGGGCGCTGGCAGTAGCCACGGCCATGAAAAGGCTCCGGCCGGATAACATTGTTTTTACCTATCAGGGTGACGGGGATCTGGCCGCTATCGGGACAAATGAAACGATCCACGCGGCTAACCGCGGAGAAAACCTAACAGTGATATTCATCAATAACGCGGTTTACGGGATGACCGGAGGCCAGATGGCTCCGACCACGCTTTTAGGGCAGAAGACCGCTACTTCTCCTTTTGGGAGAAGGCCGGAGTTTGAAGGATATCCGTTAAAGATCTCGGAGCTGCTGGCGCAATTAACCGGGGTGAAATACGTGGAGCGCGTTTCCGTATTTTCCAGCCAGGAAGTGATAAAGGCGCGGCAGGCGGTAAAGACCGCTTTTCAGAACCAGGTTAACAATGTAGGGTTTTCCCTTGTGGAGATACTGTCTCCCTGCCCGACTTATTGGGGGATGCCTCCGAAAAAAGCGATGCAGTGGATCAGGGAAGAAATGGTCAAGGAATTTCCGTTAGGCAGGCTAAAATGA
- a CDS encoding 4Fe-4S binding protein: protein MRKIIIDAEKCKGCLLCIGACPKGFLVPSGKLNRRGDVFVECKNEQECLACGLCALICPDCCIEVSKE from the coding sequence ATGCGTAAGATAATCATTGATGCGGAGAAATGCAAGGGTTGTTTGCTTTGTATCGGTGCCTGCCCTAAAGGGTTTCTTGTCCCTTCGGGGAAGCTAAACCGCAGGGGCGACGTTTTTGTGGAATGCAAGAACGAACAGGAATGCCTGGCTTGCGGATTATGCGCGTTGATCTGCCCGGATTGCTGCATTGAGGTGTCTAAAGAATGA
- a CDS encoding 3-methyl-2-oxobutanoate dehydrogenase subunit VorB, translated as MKTDKKILMTGNEAIAEGAIRAGCLFYAGYPITPQNELTAYMARHMPENGRVFIQAESELAAINMIFGASATGVRAMTSSSSPGISLKQEGISYLAGAELPAVIVNMMRGGPGLGNISPSQADYFQATKGGGHGDYHLIVLAPAAVEEAYELMFTAFDLADEYRGPVMILGDGMLGQMMEPMRMKEHKINNIAKPWALTGCSGRKPNIIRSLYIKDGILEEVNLRLQKKYQQIKAKEQRWEEELLDDAKLILVSYGGMSRICRSAVKNLRDKGTKAGLLRPISLWPFPDKAFEKAIRPGVKFLVVEMSYGQMVEDVRLAVNGKAEVAFIGRSGGGILSEEQIIKKAQEVLKIK; from the coding sequence ATGAAGACAGATAAAAAAATATTAATGACCGGCAACGAGGCTATCGCCGAAGGCGCTATCCGGGCCGGATGTTTGTTTTACGCGGGTTATCCGATCACTCCGCAGAATGAGCTTACCGCTTACATGGCCAGGCATATGCCGGAAAATGGCAGGGTATTCATCCAGGCGGAATCAGAATTGGCTGCGATAAATATGATCTTTGGCGCATCCGCCACCGGGGTAAGGGCAATGACTTCGTCTTCCAGCCCGGGGATAAGCCTGAAGCAGGAAGGGATATCTTATCTCGCCGGGGCGGAACTGCCGGCGGTTATCGTGAATATGATGCGCGGAGGGCCGGGATTAGGCAATATTTCCCCATCCCAGGCGGATTATTTCCAGGCGACCAAGGGCGGCGGCCACGGCGATTATCATCTTATTGTGCTTGCTCCGGCTGCGGTGGAAGAGGCATATGAATTGATGTTTACCGCCTTTGACCTGGCGGATGAATATCGCGGCCCGGTGATGATCCTGGGCGACGGTATGCTCGGCCAGATGATGGAACCGATGCGGATGAAAGAACATAAGATCAATAATATAGCCAAGCCCTGGGCGCTTACCGGCTGTTCCGGCCGCAAACCGAATATCATAAGGTCGCTATACATTAAGGACGGGATCCTGGAAGAAGTTAATCTCAGGCTGCAGAAAAAATACCAACAGATCAAGGCAAAAGAGCAGCGTTGGGAAGAAGAGTTATTGGATGACGCCAAATTGATTCTGGTCTCTTATGGCGGGATGTCCAGGATCTGCCGCAGCGCGGTCAAGAATTTACGGGATAAAGGGACCAAGGCCGGGCTGCTTAGGCCGATAAGCCTTTGGCCGTTCCCGGATAAGGCCTTTGAAAAGGCGATCCGTCCGGGAGTGAAATTCCTGGTGGTGGAAATGTCGTACGGCCAGATGGTCGAAGATGTGCGCCTGGCAGTGAACGGCAAGGCCGAAGTGGCATTTATCGGCCGCTCCGGAGGCGGGATACTCTCCGAAGAGCAGATAATAAAGAAGGCCCAAGAGGTATTGAAGATAAAATGA
- the xseA gene encoding exodeoxyribonuclease VII large subunit: MADKSPDLFDPQAAPAQKRRVYTVSEVTQGIKLLFEDYFGQVWVEGEVSNLRPSSAGHLYFSLKDESAVLSAVIFNRAARDIKFKIEDGQKMVCFGNIDVYAPRGQYQLIIEKIEPKGVGSLQLALEQLKEKLEKEGLFAPARKKQIPYLPARVGVVTSLTGAAIKDILKVLDRRFRDIHIILSPVRVQGDGAKEDIALAIEDFNVRNAGLSRDEQVEVLIVGRGGGSIEDLWPFNEEIVARAIYNSKIPVISAVGHERDWTIADLVCDLRAATPSQAAELVIPEKEKLRRELDGLISGLKKGLEDTALDFAQKEDDLIRRLSIAMGHNWQINHNRLDAVSNKLAIFNPATLIPEYKTRIADLARQIYVRMGHFLRLKDSRFTGIAENLASLNPLNILARGYSVTFKDPDGRVIKDAGQVNKDDMIRTKVYKGEIISRVTRVNCS; the protein is encoded by the coding sequence ATGGCGGACAAATCACCCGACCTGTTCGATCCGCAGGCAGCGCCAGCGCAGAAGCGGCGGGTATATACGGTCAGCGAGGTTACCCAGGGCATCAAATTGCTCTTTGAGGATTATTTCGGGCAAGTCTGGGTAGAAGGCGAGGTTTCCAATCTGCGGCCTTCTTCAGCCGGGCACCTTTATTTTTCCCTGAAGGACGAGTCCGCGGTGCTTTCCGCGGTTATATTTAACCGGGCCGCAAGGGATATTAAATTCAAGATCGAAGACGGTCAGAAGATGGTTTGTTTCGGCAACATCGATGTTTATGCCCCCCGCGGGCAATACCAGCTGATCATCGAGAAGATAGAGCCCAAAGGCGTAGGAAGCCTGCAGTTGGCCCTGGAGCAGTTAAAAGAAAAACTGGAAAAAGAAGGGTTATTCGCCCCGGCGCGAAAAAAACAAATACCTTATCTTCCGGCCAGGGTAGGGGTAGTGACCTCGCTCACCGGCGCGGCGATAAAAGATATCCTTAAAGTGCTTGACCGCAGATTCCGGGATATACATATTATTCTCAGCCCGGTAAGGGTCCAGGGGGACGGCGCAAAAGAGGATATCGCTTTGGCGATCGAGGATTTTAATGTCAGGAACGCGGGACTTTCCAGGGATGAACAGGTCGAGGTTTTAATCGTGGGTCGCGGCGGAGGAAGCATTGAAGACCTCTGGCCGTTCAATGAGGAGATCGTTGCCCGGGCGATATATAATTCCAAGATACCGGTAATATCCGCGGTAGGCCATGAGCGGGACTGGACTATCGCCGACCTGGTTTGCGATTTGCGGGCGGCTACGCCGTCGCAGGCGGCGGAATTGGTCATCCCGGAAAAAGAAAAGCTGCGCCGGGAACTGGACGGCCTGATATCCGGGCTTAAGAAAGGGCTTGAGGATACCGCGCTGGATTTCGCGCAAAAGGAAGATGACCTTATACGCCGTCTCTCTATAGCCATGGGGCATAACTGGCAGATAAATCACAACCGTTTGGACGCGGTATCAAATAAACTGGCGATTTTTAATCCGGCGACCCTGATACCGGAGTATAAGACCAGGATCGCTGATCTGGCCAGGCAGATCTATGTGCGCATGGGCCATTTCTTGAGATTGAAAGATTCCCGGTTCACCGGAATAGCCGAGAATCTCGCCAGCCTTAATCCATTGAATATCCTGGCCAGAGGCTACAGCGTGACCTTCAAGGATCCCGACGGACGGGTGATAAAGGATGCGGGGCAGGTAAATAAAGACGATATGATCAGAACCAAGGTATATAAAGGAGAGATCATCAGCAGGGTAACGCGGGTAAATTGTTCTTAG
- the gltX gene encoding glutamate--tRNA ligase — MVRVRFAPSPTGNLHIGGARTALFNWLYACSQSGEMILRIEDTDTLRSKKEYIDEILGSLKWLGFNWGQVYYQSQRFDIYREYAQKLLSSGKAYIEKNEAGKEAIIYKVTGEKVKIKDLIHGEIEFDTAVIKDQVLIKSDGTPTYNFACVVDDALMEITHIIRGDDHISNTPKQLLIYEALGFNLPQFAHLPLILAKGGGRMSKRKGATAISEYRQAGYLPQAMVNFLMLLGWAPGENREIIDIKEAIKLFDIKHVNKTAAVMDMDKLDWINNQYLKNEDTAKLAEEVIPLLIEKGLIGKDNIDREYTREVLRLFQSRLTVLQDFVDRADSFFVNEVIFDQEAKEKFLSQDLSREFGLFTQRLSSLEKFEIPEIEECFRKAVAELGIQSKALIHPVRVALTGKTVGPGLFEVIYCLGKGRAVERLSKFIKK, encoded by the coding sequence ATGGTTCGAGTAAGATTTGCGCCCAGCCCTACCGGGAATTTGCATATTGGCGGAGCGCGCACCGCGCTTTTTAACTGGCTTTACGCCTGCTCCCAGAGCGGAGAGATGATCCTTAGGATCGAGGATACGGATACGCTGCGCTCTAAAAAAGAATACATCGATGAGATATTAGGCAGCCTTAAATGGCTGGGGTTTAATTGGGGCCAGGTATATTATCAGAGCCAGAGGTTCGATATCTACAGGGAATACGCCCAAAAACTTTTAAGTTCGGGCAAGGCCTATATCGAGAAAAATGAAGCCGGTAAAGAGGCGATAATTTATAAAGTGACCGGGGAAAAGGTAAAGATAAAAGACCTGATCCACGGGGAAATAGAGTTCGATACCGCAGTCATCAAAGACCAGGTCCTGATAAAATCCGACGGGACACCCACGTATAATTTTGCCTGCGTGGTCGACGACGCTTTAATGGAGATAACCCATATTATCCGCGGTGACGATCATATTTCCAACACCCCGAAACAACTGCTTATTTATGAGGCGCTGGGTTTTAACCTGCCGCAGTTCGCGCATCTGCCTCTGATCTTGGCTAAAGGCGGTGGAAGGATGTCCAAACGAAAAGGGGCGACCGCCATATCCGAGTATCGGCAGGCAGGGTATCTGCCGCAGGCCATGGTTAACTTCCTTATGCTTTTAGGCTGGGCCCCCGGAGAGAACCGGGAGATCATCGATATAAAAGAAGCTATAAAGCTCTTTGACATAAAACACGTAAACAAGACCGCTGCGGTAATGGATATGGATAAGCTCGATTGGATAAACAACCAGTATCTTAAGAACGAAGATACCGCTAAGCTGGCAGAAGAGGTTATCCCGCTTTTGATCGAGAAGGGTTTGATCGGTAAAGATAATATCGACCGGGAATATACCCGGGAAGTCCTGCGATTATTCCAGTCCAGGCTTACCGTGCTGCAGGATTTTGTGGATCGGGCGGACTCTTTCTTTGTCAACGAGGTTATCTTCGATCAGGAGGCAAAAGAGAAGTTTTTGTCACAGGACCTCTCCCGGGAATTCGGCTTGTTCACGCAGAGGCTGAGCAGTTTGGAAAAGTTCGAGATCCCTGAGATCGAAGAATGTTTCCGGAAGGCAGTCGCGGAATTGGGCATTCAATCCAAAGCGCTTATCCATCCTGTCCGTGTCGCGCTTACCGGCAAGACAGTCGGCCCCGGACTTTTCGAAGTGATTTATTGTTTAGGTAAAGGCCGTGCGGTTGAAAGATTGAGTAAATTTATAAAAAAATAA